The proteins below are encoded in one region of Arthrobacter sp. CJ23:
- a CDS encoding phosphatidate cytidylyltransferase — protein MNQAEPAPAERVPTRERRKRERRPRENPTPKAGRNLPAAIGVGLAMLFAVLGGLLFLPLGFVLLTTGFAILGVWEVFRALESHGTRLPIIPVMTGSIAMPVAAYFGGLESLLFTMLASSVAVLLWRSIESASGAPRSIFAGVFTLAWVPFMISFAVLPLHATGGATPVGLWPQGIPGGVWEVVTMLLLVVSNDTFGYIVGALFGKHPMAPKISPKKSWEGFAGSVAGAMVIGVLACLLFLDKPWWVGLVLAVGMVAAATAGDLAESMVKRELGIKDMSSILPGHGGVMDRLDSIVFAAPVAFVLFALLSGV, from the coding sequence ATGAACCAGGCAGAGCCGGCGCCCGCTGAACGGGTCCCGACACGCGAACGGCGGAAACGCGAAAGACGCCCGCGGGAAAACCCGACGCCGAAGGCCGGCCGGAATCTTCCGGCCGCCATCGGCGTCGGGCTGGCCATGCTTTTTGCCGTCTTGGGGGGTCTGCTGTTCCTGCCGCTCGGATTCGTGCTGCTGACCACCGGATTCGCGATCCTGGGCGTATGGGAGGTTTTCCGCGCCCTGGAAAGCCACGGGACACGGCTGCCCATCATCCCTGTGATGACCGGCAGCATAGCGATGCCCGTGGCCGCCTACTTCGGCGGCCTGGAAAGCCTGCTGTTCACCATGCTGGCCAGCAGTGTTGCGGTGCTGTTGTGGCGCTCCATCGAAAGCGCTTCCGGTGCCCCTCGAAGCATTTTCGCCGGCGTCTTTACCCTGGCCTGGGTGCCGTTCATGATCAGTTTCGCCGTGCTTCCGCTGCACGCTACAGGTGGCGCCACCCCCGTGGGCCTCTGGCCGCAGGGCATTCCCGGAGGCGTCTGGGAGGTGGTCACCATGCTGCTGCTGGTGGTCTCCAATGACACCTTCGGCTACATCGTTGGCGCATTGTTCGGCAAGCACCCCATGGCCCCCAAGATCAGCCCCAAAAAGTCCTGGGAAGGCTTTGCCGGTTCCGTGGCGGGCGCCATGGTCATCGGTGTCCTGGCCTGTCTGTTGTTCCTGGACAAGCCTTGGTGGGTGGGCCTGGTTCTGGCCGTCGGCATGGTGGCCGCGGCAACAGCCGGGGACCTGGCCGAGTCCATGGTCAAGCGCGAGCTTGGCATCAAGGACATGAGCAGCATCCTGCCAGGACATGGTGGAGTGATGGACCGTCTCGACTCCATCGTTTTTGCAGCCCCCGTGGCCTTTGTTCTCTTTGCGCTGCTGAGCGGCGTCTGA
- the tsf gene encoding translation elongation factor Ts, translated as MANYTAADIKALRERTGAGMMDVKKALDEANGDAEKAIEIIRIKGLKGATKREGRSTAEGLVAAKVTGGVGVMIEVNCETDFVAKADKFIQLADRVLAIAVESGAADLETLLATDVDGKPLSEVVVEEGAILGEKVVVRRISRVEGTTVDAYLHKTSKDLPAQVGVLFAVDGEGEAAATAAHDIAVHVAAMAPNYLTREDVPAELVESERRIAEETAKAEGKPEAALAKIVEGRVTGFYKGEVLVDQAFAKDSKKTVAQVLEEAGVKATAVTRFRVGS; from the coding sequence ATGGCGAACTACACTGCTGCTGACATCAAGGCCCTGCGCGAGCGCACCGGCGCCGGCATGATGGACGTCAAGAAGGCTCTCGACGAAGCCAACGGCGACGCCGAGAAGGCCATCGAGATCATCCGCATCAAGGGTCTCAAGGGCGCTACCAAGCGCGAAGGCCGTTCCACTGCTGAGGGCCTGGTTGCTGCCAAGGTCACCGGCGGCGTGGGCGTAATGATCGAGGTCAACTGCGAGACCGACTTCGTCGCCAAGGCTGACAAGTTCATCCAGCTGGCTGACCGCGTTCTGGCCATTGCCGTTGAGTCCGGCGCTGCCGACCTCGAAACCCTGCTGGCCACCGACGTCGACGGCAAGCCGCTGTCCGAGGTCGTCGTCGAAGAAGGCGCCATCCTCGGCGAGAAGGTCGTCGTTCGACGCATTTCCCGCGTTGAGGGCACCACGGTTGACGCCTACCTGCACAAGACCTCCAAGGACCTCCCGGCCCAGGTTGGCGTGCTGTTCGCTGTTGACGGTGAAGGCGAAGCCGCTGCTACCGCAGCACACGACATCGCTGTCCACGTTGCAGCCATGGCTCCGAACTACCTGACCCGCGAAGACGTTCCGGCCGAACTGGTCGAGTCCGAGCGCCGCATCGCCGAAGAGACCGCAAAGGCCGAAGGCAAGCCCGAAGCTGCACTCGCCAAGATCGTTGAAGGCCGTGTGACGGGCTTCTACAAGGGCGAAGTTCTTGTAGATCAGGCATTCGCCAAGGATTCCAAGAAGACCGTTGCACAGGTTCTCGAAGAAGCCGGTGTGAAGGCAACTGCAGTCACTCGTTTCCGCGTCGGAAGCTAG
- a CDS encoding LytTR family DNA-binding domain-containing protein: protein MINVLVADDELPAVEELAFLLGRDARIGAIHRASSGAEALRTLERESVDAVFLDIHMPALSGLDIARAISRSSNPPAVVFVTADEDCALEAFDLAAIDYLLKPLRAERLARSVDRISELLKDGTPAPEMITVELGGTTRMIRRDDVSYVQAQGDYARLHTAEASYLIRVPLSELEQQWAEAGFIRIHRSYLIALNHVGHMKLGAAAPSVTVAGAELPISRRHLPLVRDKLQATRIRAQG, encoded by the coding sequence ATGATCAACGTGCTCGTCGCCGACGACGAACTTCCCGCCGTGGAGGAGCTCGCCTTCCTGCTGGGCCGGGACGCCCGCATCGGGGCCATCCACCGGGCTTCCTCCGGGGCAGAGGCCCTCCGCACGCTGGAGCGGGAGAGCGTTGACGCCGTCTTCCTCGACATCCACATGCCCGCCCTCTCCGGCCTGGACATCGCGCGCGCCATTTCGCGCAGCAGCAACCCGCCCGCCGTCGTGTTCGTCACCGCGGACGAGGACTGCGCGCTGGAGGCCTTCGACCTGGCGGCCATCGACTACCTGCTGAAGCCCCTGCGCGCCGAACGGCTCGCCCGCTCCGTGGACCGCATCAGCGAACTGCTCAAGGACGGCACTCCGGCGCCGGAAATGATCACCGTGGAGCTCGGCGGCACCACGCGCATGATCCGCCGCGACGACGTCAGCTACGTCCAGGCCCAGGGCGACTACGCCCGGCTGCACACGGCCGAGGCCAGCTACCTGATCCGCGTGCCGCTCAGCGAACTCGAACAGCAGTGGGCCGAGGCCGGGTTCATCCGGATCCACCGCTCCTACCTGATCGCCCTGAACCATGTGGGCCACATGAAGCTTGGCGCGGCCGCGCCGAGCGTCACCGTGGCCGGCGCCGAACTGCCCATCAGCCGCCGCCACCTGCCCTTGGTGCGGGACAAGCTACAGGCCACGCGCATCCGGGCGCAGGGATGA
- a CDS encoding DivIVA domain-containing protein, whose product MALDIRRQIPATFERVERGTYGYNAKQVDEFLKRARVAFEDPAGTARPLGSTDVRSVSFDPVKGGYDAASVDSALDRLEDAFARRERDDLISQQGEEAWLRQIGKLSGLLRGRLHRPDGERFRHPAKSSVRGYNMEDVDGLCLELIGYLEQDQPLSVDAVRRAVFRAAKGQDSYEETQVDAFLDRAVELMAAID is encoded by the coding sequence GTGGCATTGGATATTCGGCGCCAGATTCCGGCAACGTTCGAGCGCGTGGAGCGTGGCACGTACGGCTACAACGCCAAGCAGGTGGACGAGTTCCTCAAACGGGCCCGCGTTGCGTTTGAGGACCCGGCCGGCACCGCCCGCCCGCTTGGCAGTACCGACGTCCGTTCGGTCTCCTTCGACCCGGTCAAGGGAGGCTACGACGCGGCAAGCGTCGACTCCGCCCTGGACCGGCTGGAAGATGCCTTTGCACGCCGCGAGCGCGACGACCTCATCAGCCAGCAGGGCGAGGAAGCCTGGCTTCGGCAGATCGGCAAGCTCTCCGGCCTGCTGCGCGGACGCCTGCACCGGCCCGACGGCGAGCGATTCCGCCACCCTGCCAAGAGCTCGGTCCGCGGCTACAACATGGAAGACGTGGACGGTCTGTGCCTTGAACTCATCGGCTACCTCGAGCAGGACCAGCCACTGAGCGTGGACGCCGTCCGGCGCGCGGTCTTCCGCGCAGCCAAGGGACAGGACAGCTACGAGGAGACCCAGGTGGATGCCTTCCTGGACCGCGCAGTTGAACTCATGGCGGCCATCGACTGA
- the rpsB gene encoding 30S ribosomal protein S2 produces MPVVTMRQLLDSGVHFGHQTRRWNPKMKRFIFTERNGIYIIDLQQSLSYIDRAFEFVKATVAHGGTVLFVGTKKQAQEAIAEQATRVGQPYVNQRWLGGMLTNFQTVAKRIQRMKELEEINFEDVAGSGYTKKELLLLKRELTKLETNLGGIRNLTKAPSVLWVVDTKKEHLAVDEAKKLNIPVVAILDTNCDPDEVDFPIPGNDDAIRSVNLLTRVVADAVAEGLIARNQRATGTTEAPEEPLAEWERELLEGSKAAEAPAAEEAPVAEEAPAAEATEAAAEEGK; encoded by the coding sequence ATGCCCGTCGTAACTATGCGCCAGCTGCTTGACAGCGGCGTCCACTTTGGACACCAGACCCGTCGTTGGAACCCGAAGATGAAGCGCTTCATCTTCACGGAGCGCAACGGCATCTACATCATCGACCTCCAGCAGTCGCTGTCCTACATCGACCGCGCCTTCGAGTTCGTCAAGGCCACTGTCGCCCACGGCGGCACCGTCCTGTTCGTCGGCACCAAGAAGCAGGCTCAGGAAGCAATTGCCGAGCAGGCTACCCGTGTTGGCCAGCCCTACGTCAACCAGCGTTGGCTCGGTGGCATGCTCACCAACTTCCAGACCGTCGCCAAGCGCATCCAGCGCATGAAGGAACTCGAAGAGATCAACTTCGAGGACGTTGCCGGCTCCGGTTACACCAAGAAGGAGCTCCTGCTCCTCAAGCGTGAACTCACCAAGCTGGAAACCAACCTTGGTGGTATCCGCAACCTGACCAAGGCTCCTTCGGTTCTGTGGGTTGTTGACACCAAGAAGGAACACCTGGCTGTTGACGAAGCCAAGAAGCTGAACATCCCGGTTGTTGCCATCCTGGACACCAACTGCGACCCCGACGAAGTTGACTTCCCGATCCCGGGCAACGACGACGCCATCCGCTCCGTCAACCTGCTGACCCGCGTTGTTGCCGACGCCGTTGCCGAGGGTCTCATCGCCCGTAACCAGCGCGCAACCGGCACCACGGAAGCTCCGGAAGAGCCCCTGGCTGAGTGGGAGCGCGAGCTCCTCGAAGGCAGCAAGGCAGCAGAAGCTCCGGCCGCTGAGGAAGCTCCCGTAGCTGAAGAGGCTCCGGCCGCCGAAGCCACTGAAGCTGCAGCCGAAGAAGGCAAGTAA
- a CDS encoding sensor histidine kinase — translation MPDSPLFTAAAIAVIVLAVAVVVGVGLKVMRSFRELGTDAERATYNTLHAASRAGQHLRGGLQPAGAAKASKQLRALLGCEALAITDTGSVLAWDGAAEELRPSLMRLAAEVLATGRTAVIPAARVPAHGETAYSTVIAPIRAGSRVVGAVAAFAPNAGAGLVRATGEVADWIAAQLELAELDSSRTLLMEAEVRALRAQISPHFIYNSLNAIASFINTDPARARELVVEFADFTRYSFRRHGDFTTLAEELRCIDRYLLLERARFGERVQVSLRIAPEVLSTVIPFLSLQPLVENAVRHGLEAKEGPGHITICANDSGAFAEVTIEDDGVGMDPEHLRSVLAGHTDGDHVGLRNVDARLRQVYGDEHGLVIDTAPGEGTLITMRVPKSQPGHDA, via the coding sequence ATGCCCGATTCCCCGCTTTTCACCGCCGCGGCCATCGCCGTGATCGTCCTGGCCGTCGCCGTCGTCGTCGGGGTGGGGCTCAAGGTGATGCGGTCCTTCCGGGAGCTGGGCACGGATGCCGAGCGGGCCACCTACAACACCCTGCACGCCGCCTCACGCGCGGGGCAGCACCTCCGCGGCGGGCTGCAGCCCGCCGGCGCCGCGAAGGCAAGCAAGCAGCTGCGGGCCCTGCTGGGCTGCGAGGCGCTGGCCATCACGGACACCGGGTCCGTGTTGGCGTGGGACGGCGCGGCCGAAGAGCTGCGGCCTTCCCTCATGCGGCTCGCCGCCGAGGTCCTTGCCACCGGACGGACGGCGGTGATCCCTGCGGCGAGGGTGCCGGCCCACGGGGAGACGGCCTACAGCACGGTGATCGCGCCCATCCGGGCCGGTTCGCGGGTGGTGGGCGCGGTGGCCGCCTTCGCACCCAACGCCGGGGCGGGACTCGTCCGGGCCACCGGCGAGGTGGCCGACTGGATCGCCGCGCAGCTTGAACTGGCCGAACTCGACTCCTCCCGGACCCTGCTGATGGAGGCCGAGGTGCGGGCCCTGCGCGCCCAGATCAGCCCGCACTTCATCTACAACTCCCTCAACGCCATCGCTTCGTTCATCAACACCGACCCCGCCCGCGCCCGGGAGCTCGTGGTGGAGTTCGCCGATTTCACGCGCTACTCCTTCCGCAGGCACGGCGACTTCACCACCCTGGCCGAGGAACTGCGCTGCATCGACCGGTACCTGCTGCTCGAGCGGGCCCGCTTCGGCGAGCGAGTGCAGGTCAGCCTCCGGATCGCCCCCGAGGTGCTCAGCACGGTCATTCCGTTCCTCAGCCTGCAGCCGCTGGTGGAGAACGCAGTGCGCCACGGCCTTGAAGCCAAGGAAGGCCCCGGGCACATCACCATCTGCGCCAACGATTCCGGCGCGTTCGCCGAGGTCACCATCGAGGACGACGGCGTGGGCATGGACCCGGAACACCTCCGCTCGGTCCTCGCCGGGCACACCGACGGCGACCATGTGGGACTGCGCAACGTGGACGCGAGGCTGCGCCAGGTCTACGGGGACGAGCACGGCCTGGTCATCGACACCGCGCCCGGCGAAGGCACCCTCATCACCATGCGCGTGCCCAAGTCCCAGCCGGGACACGACGCCTGA
- the frr gene encoding ribosome recycling factor gives MIEETLLEAGEKMDKAVEVAKEDFATIRTGRANPGLYSKVIVEYYGTPTPLQQLASFAVPDARTILITPYDKTALRDIERALSDSEVGANPSNDGNVIRVTIPELTKERRKEYVKIVKGKGEDAKVTIRSLRRKAKDSLDKLVKDGEAGEDEGARGEKELDAITKAHVEAIDEILKRKEAELLEV, from the coding sequence GTGATCGAAGAAACCTTGCTCGAAGCCGGGGAAAAGATGGACAAGGCTGTCGAGGTGGCCAAGGAGGACTTCGCGACCATCCGTACCGGACGCGCGAACCCTGGCCTCTACAGCAAGGTGATCGTGGAGTACTACGGCACCCCCACGCCGCTGCAGCAGCTGGCATCCTTCGCGGTGCCGGACGCCCGCACCATCCTCATCACCCCCTACGACAAGACCGCCCTGCGAGACATCGAGCGGGCCCTGAGCGATTCCGAGGTCGGCGCCAACCCGTCCAACGACGGCAACGTTATCCGCGTCACCATCCCGGAGCTGACCAAGGAACGCCGCAAGGAATACGTCAAGATCGTCAAGGGCAAGGGTGAGGACGCCAAGGTCACCATCCGCAGCCTCCGCCGCAAGGCCAAGGACTCCCTGGACAAGCTCGTCAAGGACGGCGAAGCCGGCGAGGACGAGGGCGCACGTGGCGAAAAGGAACTGGACGCCATCACCAAAGCCCACGTCGAGGCCATCGACGAGATCCTCAAGCGCAAGGAAGCCGAGCTGCTCGAGGTCTGA
- a CDS encoding cation acetate symporter, translating to MVPAVNVGALKDTTLLNMGIFALFVLVTMVIVFRASRNNKTAADYYAAGRSFTGSQNGTAIAGDYLSAASFLGITGAIAINGYDGFLYSIGFLVAWLVALLLVAELLRNTGKFTMADVLSFRLRQRPVRIAAALSTLAVCFFYLLAQMAGAGSLISLLLGISDWGGQALVIIVVGALMIMYVLIGGMKGTTWVQIIKAILLIAGAAVMTAWVLSIYGFNLSNLLGAAADAANNPNILNPGLQYGKSETSKLDFMSLGLALVLGTAALPHVLMRFYTVPTAKEARKSVVWSIWLIGLFYLFTLVLGYGAAALVGADTIKSAPGGVNSAAPLLAFHLGGPLLLGFISAVAFATILAVVAGLTITAAASFAHDIYANVISKGKADPDTEVKVARRTVVVIGILAILGGIFANGQNVAFLVALAFAVAASANLPTIVYSLFWRKFTTQGAVWSMYGGLASAILLITLSPVVSGAKTSMIPGANFALFPLSNPGIVSIPLAFFLGWLGTVLDKRREDPAKQAEMEVRSLTGVGAEKAVEH from the coding sequence ATGGTCCCCGCGGTCAATGTGGGTGCGCTCAAAGACACCACGCTCCTGAACATGGGCATCTTCGCCCTGTTCGTCCTGGTCACCATGGTGATCGTGTTCCGGGCCAGCCGGAACAACAAGACGGCCGCGGACTACTACGCCGCCGGCCGCTCCTTCACCGGATCCCAGAACGGCACAGCCATCGCGGGGGACTACCTCTCGGCGGCGTCCTTCCTCGGCATCACCGGTGCCATCGCCATCAACGGCTATGACGGCTTCCTCTACTCCATCGGCTTCCTGGTGGCTTGGCTCGTGGCGCTGCTCCTGGTTGCCGAACTGCTGCGCAACACGGGCAAGTTCACCATGGCGGACGTGCTCTCCTTCCGGCTCCGGCAGCGCCCGGTCCGGATCGCGGCAGCCCTGTCCACCCTGGCCGTCTGCTTCTTCTACCTGCTGGCCCAGATGGCCGGCGCCGGAAGCCTGATCTCGCTCCTGCTGGGCATCAGCGACTGGGGCGGACAGGCCCTGGTAATCATCGTGGTCGGGGCCCTCATGATCATGTACGTGCTGATCGGCGGCATGAAGGGCACCACCTGGGTGCAGATCATCAAGGCCATCCTGCTGATCGCCGGCGCAGCCGTGATGACCGCCTGGGTGCTGTCCATCTACGGCTTTAACCTGTCCAATCTGCTCGGCGCGGCCGCCGACGCGGCCAACAACCCGAACATCCTCAACCCGGGCCTGCAGTACGGCAAGTCCGAAACCTCCAAGCTGGACTTCATGTCCCTGGGCCTGGCCCTGGTGCTCGGCACGGCCGCCCTGCCGCACGTGCTGATGCGCTTCTACACCGTCCCTACGGCGAAGGAAGCCCGCAAGTCCGTGGTGTGGTCCATCTGGCTGATAGGCCTCTTCTACCTCTTCACCCTGGTCCTGGGCTACGGCGCCGCCGCGCTGGTCGGTGCGGACACCATCAAGTCCGCCCCCGGCGGCGTGAACTCGGCAGCCCCGCTGTTGGCGTTCCACCTGGGCGGGCCGCTGCTCCTGGGCTTCATCTCCGCCGTCGCCTTCGCCACGATCCTGGCCGTCGTGGCCGGCCTGACCATCACCGCAGCAGCCTCGTTCGCCCACGACATCTACGCAAACGTCATCTCCAAGGGCAAGGCCGATCCCGATACCGAGGTCAAGGTGGCCCGCCGGACCGTGGTGGTGATCGGCATCCTGGCGATCCTTGGTGGCATCTTCGCCAATGGCCAGAACGTGGCCTTCCTGGTGGCGCTCGCCTTCGCCGTGGCGGCTTCGGCCAACCTGCCCACCATCGTCTACTCCCTGTTCTGGCGGAAGTTCACCACGCAGGGCGCCGTCTGGAGCATGTACGGCGGCTTGGCCTCGGCCATCCTGCTGATCACGCTCTCCCCGGTGGTCTCGGGTGCCAAGACCTCCATGATCCCCGGGGCCAACTTCGCGCTCTTCCCGCTGAGCAACCCCGGCATCGTGTCCATCCCGCTGGCCTTCTTCCTCGGCTGGCTCGGAACCGTGCTGGACAAGCGGCGCGAGGATCCGGCCAAGCAGGCCGAAATGGAAGTCCGCTCGCTGACCGGAGTGGGCGCCGAAAAGGCCGTCGAGCACTAA
- the pyrH gene encoding UMP kinase → METLNTAIQPEKTRRRVLLKLSGEVFGGGKLGVDPDTVRAVAKQIAAAVSEVEVAIVVGGGNFFRGAELSQSGMDRSRADYMGMLGTVMNCLALQDFLEQAGVETRVQSAITMGQVAEAYIPRRAIRHMEKGRVVIFGAGAGLPYFSTDTVAAQRALEVHADVVLMAKSGVDGVYTADPKKDPTAEKLEKLSYDDALRRDIRVMDQTAMTMCKDNRLSMVVFGMEGEGNVTRAILGEKLGTLVTP, encoded by the coding sequence ATGGAAACCCTCAACACTGCAATCCAGCCCGAGAAGACCCGCCGTCGTGTACTTCTGAAACTGTCCGGCGAAGTCTTCGGCGGAGGCAAGCTCGGCGTTGATCCGGACACGGTCCGCGCGGTCGCCAAGCAGATCGCTGCCGCGGTCTCCGAGGTCGAGGTGGCAATCGTCGTCGGCGGTGGCAACTTCTTCCGCGGCGCTGAACTCTCGCAGAGCGGCATGGACCGTTCCCGCGCCGACTACATGGGCATGCTTGGCACCGTCATGAACTGCCTTGCCCTTCAGGACTTCCTGGAGCAGGCCGGCGTCGAGACCCGCGTCCAGAGTGCCATCACCATGGGCCAGGTCGCTGAGGCCTACATCCCGCGCCGTGCAATCCGCCACATGGAGAAGGGCCGCGTGGTCATCTTCGGCGCCGGCGCCGGACTCCCATACTTCTCCACCGACACCGTTGCCGCGCAGCGCGCCCTTGAGGTGCACGCCGACGTCGTCCTGATGGCCAAGAGCGGCGTGGACGGCGTCTACACGGCAGACCCCAAGAAGGACCCCACGGCAGAGAAGCTCGAAAAGCTCAGCTACGACGACGCCCTGCGCCGCGACATCCGTGTCATGGACCAGACGGCCATGACCATGTGCAAGGACAACCGCCTCTCCATGGTGGTGTTCGGCATGGAAGGCGAGGGCAACGTCACCCGCGCCATCCTCGGCGAAAAGCTGGGAACCCTGGTCACCCCGTAG
- a CDS encoding cation acetate symporter has protein sequence MNPVVGLAAFVAVSIATAAIGFYGLRISRTTGDFYVASRTVPPWWNASAIGGEYLSAASFLGVAGLILLSGTDALWFPVGYTAGYLMLLLFVAAPLRRSGAYTIPDFTEARLESKAVRRVTSLVVVAVGWLYIVPQLHGAALTIRISTGLPAWVGSLAVVVVVCLTVVAGGMRSITFVQAFQYWLKLTALAVPVVFVLLVVAGGQTEAVAGLQSNPTQLPAAGPYQNISLMVALLFGTLGLPHVLVRFYTNPDGQSARRTTLIVLGLLSVFYLFPTVSGVLGRVFAPELARSGQADALVLLLPGRLVGGTAGELLSALVVAGAFAAFLSTTSGLVVSLAGVISQDVFGGSVRGFRLAALLAAVVPLCFAFLTDSLALAGSVGLVFAFTASTICPVLLLGIWWRGLSDAGAIAGMVTGAVLCGGAMVSGTLLGPGNSPAWLAQPAAWTVPAAFAVMVLVSRATRNRVPLNVARVMTRLHVPERPVATER, from the coding sequence GTGAATCCCGTGGTGGGCCTTGCGGCCTTCGTGGCGGTCTCAATTGCGACGGCGGCCATCGGCTTCTACGGGCTGCGCATCTCCCGCACCACGGGCGACTTCTACGTCGCGTCCCGCACGGTGCCGCCCTGGTGGAACGCCTCGGCGATCGGCGGCGAGTACCTGTCCGCCGCGAGTTTCCTGGGCGTGGCCGGCCTGATCCTGCTCTCCGGCACCGATGCCCTGTGGTTTCCCGTGGGCTACACGGCGGGGTACCTCATGCTCCTGTTGTTCGTCGCCGCTCCCCTGCGCCGCTCCGGCGCCTACACCATCCCGGATTTCACCGAGGCCAGGCTCGAATCCAAGGCGGTGCGGCGGGTCACCAGCCTGGTGGTGGTGGCCGTCGGCTGGCTCTACATCGTCCCGCAGCTGCACGGTGCGGCACTGACCATCCGGATCAGCACCGGCCTGCCCGCCTGGGTGGGTTCGTTGGCGGTGGTTGTGGTGGTGTGCCTGACAGTAGTGGCCGGCGGCATGCGCTCCATCACGTTCGTGCAGGCGTTCCAGTACTGGCTCAAGCTCACCGCACTGGCCGTGCCCGTGGTGTTCGTGCTGCTGGTGGTGGCGGGCGGGCAGACGGAGGCCGTGGCCGGGCTGCAAAGCAACCCGACGCAGCTTCCCGCTGCCGGCCCTTACCAGAACATCTCCCTCATGGTCGCGCTGCTGTTCGGAACCTTGGGCCTGCCGCACGTCCTGGTCCGTTTCTACACGAACCCGGACGGGCAGAGCGCGCGCAGGACCACCCTGATAGTGCTCGGTCTCTTGTCCGTTTTCTACCTTTTCCCCACCGTGTCCGGCGTCCTGGGCCGGGTGTTCGCCCCCGAGCTCGCTCGCTCCGGTCAGGCCGATGCGCTGGTCCTGCTGCTGCCGGGCCGGCTGGTGGGCGGCACGGCCGGTGAGCTCCTCTCCGCCTTGGTGGTGGCCGGCGCCTTCGCTGCTTTCTTGTCGACGACGTCGGGCCTGGTGGTCTCGCTGGCCGGTGTCATCAGCCAGGACGTCTTCGGCGGGAGCGTGCGGGGCTTCCGCCTCGCGGCGCTGCTGGCCGCCGTCGTGCCGCTCTGCTTCGCTTTCCTGACGGATTCACTGGCCCTGGCGGGGAGCGTTGGCCTCGTTTTTGCGTTCACGGCGTCCACGATCTGTCCGGTGCTGCTGCTGGGGATCTGGTGGCGCGGGCTGAGCGACGCAGGCGCCATCGCGGGAATGGTCACCGGGGCGGTCCTGTGCGGTGGAGCCATGGTCTCCGGCACCTTGTTGGGCCCCGGCAACTCGCCGGCGTGGCTGGCCCAGCCCGCCGCGTGGACCGTCCCCGCGGCCTTTGCCGTCATGGTCCTGGTGTCCCGTGCCACGCGGAACCGGGTACCCCTGAACGTGGCACGCGTCATGACGAGGCTGCACGTTCCGGAGCGGCCGGTGGCGACAGAACGCTGA
- a CDS encoding DUF485 domain-containing protein: MGNGAQNQDETASVDFQQVQQTERFRALRTRHRSFVFPMAVAFLLWYFAYVLLADYAVGFMSIKVWGNINVGLILGLLQFATTFGITAWYVSYSNRKLDPIAAEIRNEIEGHEFDKEGNAVMGAAK, from the coding sequence ATGGGTAATGGAGCCCAAAACCAGGACGAGACGGCGTCCGTGGACTTCCAGCAAGTCCAGCAGACGGAGCGCTTCAGGGCGCTCCGAACCCGTCACCGCAGCTTTGTCTTCCCCATGGCAGTGGCCTTCCTGCTGTGGTACTTCGCCTACGTCCTGCTGGCCGACTACGCGGTGGGATTCATGTCCATCAAGGTCTGGGGCAACATCAACGTCGGGCTGATCCTGGGCCTGCTCCAGTTCGCCACCACCTTCGGCATCACGGCCTGGTACGTCAGCTACTCCAACCGGAAGCTGGACCCGATCGCCGCCGAGATCCGTAACGAGATCGAAGGCCACGAGTTCGACAAGGAAGGCAACGCAGTCATGGGGGCGGCAAAGTGA